A genomic segment from Diospyros lotus cultivar Yz01 chromosome 5, ASM1463336v1, whole genome shotgun sequence encodes:
- the LOC127801821 gene encoding protein HASTY 1 isoform X4 codes for MEESGIAVANNVAKAILAALDWSSSPDARKAAVSYLESIKAGDVRILANTSFILVKKDWSSEIRLHAFKMLQQLVRLRWDELSPAERRNFTNVAIELMSEIANACDEWALKSQMSALVAEMVRKEGPNLWQDLLPSLVSLSNSGPVQAELVSMILRWLPEDITVHNEDLEGDRRRLLLRGLTQSLPEILPLLYTLLDRHFGAALNEAGRQQLDLAKQHAATVTATLNAINAYAEWAPVPDLARYGIIHGCGFLLSSPDFRLHACEFFKLVSPRKRPADDSASEFDSAMSNIFHILMNVSKDFLLRSSAGSGVIDESEFEFAEYICESMVYLGSSNLQCISGDSIVFSFYLQEMLGYFQHRKLVLHYQGLHFWLALMRDAASKPKNVAHAATDGSVSNLPSGSGQGDNEKQRLLTFLSDDICSCILDISFQRMLKKEKVLPGSKLSVGSLELWSDDFEGKGDFSQYRFKLLELVRFVALIKPLIAASKVSERIIMIIKSILLAAVPAQDLAVMESMQLALENVISTVFDGSKEFDGSLSESQLALCRIFEGLLQQLLSLKWTEPAFVVVLGHYLDAVGPFLKFSPDAVGSVINKLFELLTSLPIVLKDPSTSIARHARLQICSSFIRIAKAADKSLLPHMKEIADTMAHLQKEGRLLRAEHNLLGEAFMVMASAAGIQQQQEVLAWLLEPLSKQWTQPEWQNAYLSDPTGLVRLCSEAQVMWSLFHTVTFFEKALKRSGFRKSNINSEINLTGGSALLHPMASHLSWMIPPLLKLLRAIHSLWSPPVTHLLPGEIKAAMIMSDVERTTLIGEGNPKLSKGALTFANGSQVDVNREGYTESNETDIRNWLKGVRDSGYNVLGLAATVVDSFFKCLDSHSVALALMENIQFMEFRHIRQLVHSILIPLIKCCPPDMWEEWSEKLLQPLLLHTQQALSCSWSSLLHEGRAKVPDLHGILTGSDLKVEVIEEKLLRALTREICSLLSVLASPGLNPGLPSLEQSGHVSRTDTSSLKDLDAFASISMVGFIMKHRGLALPALQITLEAFKWTDGEALPKVCLFCGAVILLAVSTNNIELQQFVSKDLFYAIIQGLALESNAIISAELVGLCREIFVYLSDRNPAPRQILLSLPCISLQDLHAFEEALTKTSSPKEQKLHMKSLLMLATGNNLKALAAQKSVNVITNVSARPRSMVSAPESKTDEGDVVGLAAII; via the exons ATCAAAGCAGGGGATGTACGTATTTTGGCTAACACATCATTTATTTTGGTGAAGAAGGATTGGTCTTCAGAAATTCGGTTGCATGCTTTCAAGATGCTGCAG CAATTAGTGCGATTACGGTGGGATGAATTAAGCCCTGCAGAGCGAAGAAACTTCACAAATGTTGCTATAGAGTTGATGTCTGAAATAGCAAATGCGTGTGATGAATGGGCTTTGAAAAGTCAGATGTCTGCTCTTGTTGCTGAG ATGGTTAGGAAAGAAGGCCCAAACCTGTGGCAGGATCTTCTTCCATCTCTAGTTTCTCTTTCAAACAGTGGTCCTGTACAG GCTGAGTTGGTTTCGATGATTCTAAGATGGCTTCCTGAAGATATTACAGTTCATAATGAAGATTTAGAAG GTGATCGGCGCAGATTATTGTTACGTGGACTTACTCAATCATTGCCTGAAATTTTACCTTTGCTATACACT ttATTGGATAGGCACTTTGGAGCTGCTTTGAATGAAGCAGGTAGACAGCAACTGGACCTAGCAAAACAGCATGCAGCCACAGTAACTGCTACTTTAAATGCTATTAATGCATATGCTGAATGGGCTCCTGTACCTGACCTAGCAAGATATGGCATAATTCATGG ATGTGGTTTCTTACTTTCTTCACCTGATTTTCGTCTTCATGCATGTGAGTTTTTCAAACTCGTCTCACCAAG GAAGAGACCTGCTGATGACTCAGCTTCTGAATTTGATTCTGCTATGAGCAATATCTTCCATATACTTATGAATGTATCTAAAGATTTCTTGCTTAGATCAAGCGCAGGCTCTGGGGTTATTGACGAAAGTGAATTTGAGTTTGCGGAATACATATGTGAGAGTATGGTGTATTTGGGTTCTTCAAACTTGCAATGTATTTCTGGGGATAGCAtagttttctctttttatctTCAAGAG atgCTTGGATACTTCCAACATAGGAAACTGGTGCTTCATTATCAAGGTCTACATTTTTGGCTG GCACTGATGAGAGATGCAGCATCAAAACCAAAGAATGTTGCACATGCTGCCACAGACGGTTCAGTTAGCAATCTTCCCTCTGGTTCAGGACAGGGTGATAATGAAAAGCAGAGGTTATTAACTTTCCTGAGCGATGATATCTGTAGTTGTATATTGGATATATCCTTCCAACGAAtgctcaagaaagaaaaagttctCCCAGGATCAAAACTTTCTGTTGGGTCACTGGAGTTGTGGAGTGATGATTTTGAGGGCAAAGGAGATTTCAGCCAGTATCGTTTTAAGCTT TTGGAGCTGGTCCGTTTTGTTGCTCTGATTAAGCCCCTTATAGCTGCTTCAAAGGTTTCTGAAAGaataattatgattataaaGAGTATATTACTTGCTGCTGTGCCTGCACAG GATTTGGCTGTAATGGAAAGCATGCAATTGGCTTTGGAGAATGTTATTAGTACAGTTTTTGATGGGTCAAAGGAATTTGATGGGAGCCTCTCTGAGAGTCAACTTGCATTGTGCAGAATATTTGAAG GTTTACTTCAGCAACTTCTTTCTTTGAAATGGACCGAACCTGCATTTGTGGTAGTGCTTGGGCACTATTTAGATGCAGTAGGCCCCTTTCTCAAGTTTTCCCCAGATGCAGTTGGTAGTGTCATAAACAAACTATTTGAGCTTCTAACCTCATTACCCATTGTACTGAAG GATCCCTCTACAAGTATCGCCCGGCATGCAAGGTTGCAGATCTGTTCATCATTTATCCGAATAGCCAAGGCTGCTGACAAAAGCCTTCTTCCCCACATGAAG GAAATTGCTGACACCATGGCACATTTGCAAAAAGAAGGTCGTTTGCTTCGTGCAGAGCATAATCTTCTAGGTGAAGCATTTATGGTTATGGCTTCAGCAGCTGG GATTCAACAGCAACAAGAAGTTTTGGCTTGGTTACTTGAGCCATTGAGCAAGCAGTGGACACAACCAGAGTGGCAAAATGCTTATCTGTCGGATCCTACAGGCTTGGTTCGCTTGTGCTCTGAAGCACAAGTCATGTGGTCACTTTTCCATACTGTGACATTCTTTGAGAAGGCACTTAAGAGGAGTGGTTTCAGAAAAAGCAATATAAACTCGGAGATCAATTTGACTGGAGGTTCTGCTCTGTTGCATCCAATGGCTTCTCATCTATCATGGATGATTCCTCCTCTCTTGAAA CTGCTTCGAGCTATACATTCTCTTTGGTCTCCACCTGTAACTCATTTGTTACCTGGAGAAATAAAAGCTGCAATGATTATGAGCGATGTTGAGAGAACCACTCTTATTGGGGAAGGTAACCCTAAATTGTCAAAGGGGGCACTAACATTTGCCAATGGATCTCAGGTTGATGTGAATAGGGAAGGTTATACAGAATCAAATGAGACTGATATACGAAATTGGTTGAAAGGAGTTAGAGACAGTGG GTATAACGTATTGGGCTTAGCAGCAACTGTTGTGGATTCATTTTTCAAGTGTCTGGATTCTCATTCTGTTGCCCTCGCACTGATGGAGAATATACAGTTCATGGAGTTCAGGCATATCAGGCAGCTTGTACATTCGATCCTGATTCCATTAATAAAATGTTGCCCTCCAGATATGTGGGAGGAGTGGTCAGAAAAGCTCCTGCAGCCACTGCTTCTTCACACTCAGCAGGCTCTTAGCTGCTCATGGTCTAGCCTTTTACATGAAGGCAGAGCAAAGGTTCCAGATCTTCATGGCATACTTACCGGCTCTGACTTGAAGGTGGAAGTAATAGAGGAAAAGCTACTTCGAGCTTTGACTCGTGAGATTTGTTCACTCCTCTCAGTTTTAGCTTCACCAGGACTAAATCCCGGGCTTCCTTCTCTAGAACAGTCTGGGCATGTCAGCCGCACAGACACATCTTCTCTCAAAGACTTGGATGCATTTGCCTCAATTTCTATGGTTGG TTTTATTATGAAGCACAGAGGTCTTGCCCTTCCAGCATTGCAGATAACTTTAGAGGCTTTTAAATGGACTGATGGTGAAGCTTTGCCTAAAGTCTGTTTGTTTTGTGGAGCTGTAATTCTTCTGGCTGTCTCAACTAATAATATCGAACTCCAACAGTTTGTTTCAAAAGACTTGTTTTACGCAATTATACAAGGTCTAGCTCTTGAGTCAAATGCTATTATCAGTGCTGAGTTGGTTGGTCTTTGTCGTGAAATCTTTGTTTATCTCTCGGATAGAAACCCAGCACCCAGGCAG ATTTTGCTCTCCCTTCCTTGCATAAGTCTCCAAGATCTGCATGCTTTTGAAGAAGCTTTGACAAAGACAAGTAGTCCCAAGGAACAGAAGCTGCATATGAAGAGCTTGCTAATGTTAGCCACTGGAAATAACTTGAAGGCACTTGCTGCTCAGAAGAGTGTCAACGTAATTACAAATGTTTCAG CCAGACCGCGCAGCATGGTCTCAGCGCCAGAATCCAAAACCGATGAAGGGGATGTTGTGGGATTGGCAGCAATTATATAA
- the LOC127801821 gene encoding protein HASTY 1 isoform X3 — protein sequence MEESGIAVANNVAKAILAALDWSSSPDARKAAVSYLESIKAGDVRILANTSFILVKKDWSSEIRLHAFKMLQQLVRLRWDELSPAERRNFTNVAIELMSEIANACDEWALKSQMSALVAEMVRKEGPNLWQDLLPSLVSLSNSGPVQAELVSMILRWLPEDITVHNEDLEGDRRRLLLRGLTQSLPEILPLLYTLLDRHFGAALNEAGRQQLDLAKQHAATVTATLNAINAYAEWAPVPDLARYGIIHGCGFLLSSPDFRLHACEFFKLVSPRKRPADDSASEFDSAMSNIFHILMNVSKDFLLRSSAGSGVIDESEFEFAEYICESMVYLGSSNLQCISGDSIVFSFYLQEMLGYFQHRKLVLHYQGLHFWLALMRDAASKPKNVAHAATDGSVSNLPSGSGQGDNEKQRLLTFLSDDICSCILDISFQRMLKKEKVLPGSKLSVGSLELWSDDFEGKGDFSQYRFKLLELVRFVALIKPLIAASKVSERIIMIIKSILLAAVPAQQDLAVMESMQLALENVISTVFDGSKEFDGSLSESQLALCRIFEGLLQQLLSLKWTEPAFVVVLGHYLDAVGPFLKFSPDAVGSVINKLFELLTSLPIVLKDPSTSIARHARLQICSSFIRIAKAADKSLLPHMKEIADTMAHLQKEGRLLRAEHNLLGEAFMVMASAAGIQQQQEVLAWLLEPLSKQWTQPEWQNAYLSDPTGLVRLCSEAQVMWSLFHTVTFFEKALKRSGFRKSNINSEINLTGGSALLHPMASHLSWMIPPLLKLLRAIHSLWSPPVTHLLPGEIKAAMIMSDVERTTLIGEGNPKLSKGALTFANGSQVDVNREGYTESNETDIRNWLKGVRDSGYNVLGLAATVVDSFFKCLDSHSVALALMENIQFMEFRHIRQLVHSILIPLIKCCPPDMWEEWSEKLLQPLLLHTQQALSCSWSSLLHEGRAKVPDLHGILTGSDLKVEVIEEKLLRALTREICSLLSVLASPGLNPGLPSLEQSGHVSRTDTSSLKDLDAFASISMVGFIMKHRGLALPALQITLEAFKWTDGEALPKVCLFCGAVILLAVSTNNIELQQFVSKDLFYAIIQGLALESNAIISAELVGLCREIFVYLSDRNPAPRQILLSLPCISLQDLHAFEEALTKTSSPKEQKLHMKSLLMLATGNNLKALAAQKSVNVITNVSARPRSMVSAPESKTDEGDVVGLAAII from the exons ATCAAAGCAGGGGATGTACGTATTTTGGCTAACACATCATTTATTTTGGTGAAGAAGGATTGGTCTTCAGAAATTCGGTTGCATGCTTTCAAGATGCTGCAG CAATTAGTGCGATTACGGTGGGATGAATTAAGCCCTGCAGAGCGAAGAAACTTCACAAATGTTGCTATAGAGTTGATGTCTGAAATAGCAAATGCGTGTGATGAATGGGCTTTGAAAAGTCAGATGTCTGCTCTTGTTGCTGAG ATGGTTAGGAAAGAAGGCCCAAACCTGTGGCAGGATCTTCTTCCATCTCTAGTTTCTCTTTCAAACAGTGGTCCTGTACAG GCTGAGTTGGTTTCGATGATTCTAAGATGGCTTCCTGAAGATATTACAGTTCATAATGAAGATTTAGAAG GTGATCGGCGCAGATTATTGTTACGTGGACTTACTCAATCATTGCCTGAAATTTTACCTTTGCTATACACT ttATTGGATAGGCACTTTGGAGCTGCTTTGAATGAAGCAGGTAGACAGCAACTGGACCTAGCAAAACAGCATGCAGCCACAGTAACTGCTACTTTAAATGCTATTAATGCATATGCTGAATGGGCTCCTGTACCTGACCTAGCAAGATATGGCATAATTCATGG ATGTGGTTTCTTACTTTCTTCACCTGATTTTCGTCTTCATGCATGTGAGTTTTTCAAACTCGTCTCACCAAG GAAGAGACCTGCTGATGACTCAGCTTCTGAATTTGATTCTGCTATGAGCAATATCTTCCATATACTTATGAATGTATCTAAAGATTTCTTGCTTAGATCAAGCGCAGGCTCTGGGGTTATTGACGAAAGTGAATTTGAGTTTGCGGAATACATATGTGAGAGTATGGTGTATTTGGGTTCTTCAAACTTGCAATGTATTTCTGGGGATAGCAtagttttctctttttatctTCAAGAG atgCTTGGATACTTCCAACATAGGAAACTGGTGCTTCATTATCAAGGTCTACATTTTTGGCTG GCACTGATGAGAGATGCAGCATCAAAACCAAAGAATGTTGCACATGCTGCCACAGACGGTTCAGTTAGCAATCTTCCCTCTGGTTCAGGACAGGGTGATAATGAAAAGCAGAGGTTATTAACTTTCCTGAGCGATGATATCTGTAGTTGTATATTGGATATATCCTTCCAACGAAtgctcaagaaagaaaaagttctCCCAGGATCAAAACTTTCTGTTGGGTCACTGGAGTTGTGGAGTGATGATTTTGAGGGCAAAGGAGATTTCAGCCAGTATCGTTTTAAGCTT TTGGAGCTGGTCCGTTTTGTTGCTCTGATTAAGCCCCTTATAGCTGCTTCAAAGGTTTCTGAAAGaataattatgattataaaGAGTATATTACTTGCTGCTGTGCCTGCACAG CAGGATTTGGCTGTAATGGAAAGCATGCAATTGGCTTTGGAGAATGTTATTAGTACAGTTTTTGATGGGTCAAAGGAATTTGATGGGAGCCTCTCTGAGAGTCAACTTGCATTGTGCAGAATATTTGAAG GTTTACTTCAGCAACTTCTTTCTTTGAAATGGACCGAACCTGCATTTGTGGTAGTGCTTGGGCACTATTTAGATGCAGTAGGCCCCTTTCTCAAGTTTTCCCCAGATGCAGTTGGTAGTGTCATAAACAAACTATTTGAGCTTCTAACCTCATTACCCATTGTACTGAAG GATCCCTCTACAAGTATCGCCCGGCATGCAAGGTTGCAGATCTGTTCATCATTTATCCGAATAGCCAAGGCTGCTGACAAAAGCCTTCTTCCCCACATGAAG GAAATTGCTGACACCATGGCACATTTGCAAAAAGAAGGTCGTTTGCTTCGTGCAGAGCATAATCTTCTAGGTGAAGCATTTATGGTTATGGCTTCAGCAGCTGG GATTCAACAGCAACAAGAAGTTTTGGCTTGGTTACTTGAGCCATTGAGCAAGCAGTGGACACAACCAGAGTGGCAAAATGCTTATCTGTCGGATCCTACAGGCTTGGTTCGCTTGTGCTCTGAAGCACAAGTCATGTGGTCACTTTTCCATACTGTGACATTCTTTGAGAAGGCACTTAAGAGGAGTGGTTTCAGAAAAAGCAATATAAACTCGGAGATCAATTTGACTGGAGGTTCTGCTCTGTTGCATCCAATGGCTTCTCATCTATCATGGATGATTCCTCCTCTCTTGAAA CTGCTTCGAGCTATACATTCTCTTTGGTCTCCACCTGTAACTCATTTGTTACCTGGAGAAATAAAAGCTGCAATGATTATGAGCGATGTTGAGAGAACCACTCTTATTGGGGAAGGTAACCCTAAATTGTCAAAGGGGGCACTAACATTTGCCAATGGATCTCAGGTTGATGTGAATAGGGAAGGTTATACAGAATCAAATGAGACTGATATACGAAATTGGTTGAAAGGAGTTAGAGACAGTGG GTATAACGTATTGGGCTTAGCAGCAACTGTTGTGGATTCATTTTTCAAGTGTCTGGATTCTCATTCTGTTGCCCTCGCACTGATGGAGAATATACAGTTCATGGAGTTCAGGCATATCAGGCAGCTTGTACATTCGATCCTGATTCCATTAATAAAATGTTGCCCTCCAGATATGTGGGAGGAGTGGTCAGAAAAGCTCCTGCAGCCACTGCTTCTTCACACTCAGCAGGCTCTTAGCTGCTCATGGTCTAGCCTTTTACATGAAGGCAGAGCAAAGGTTCCAGATCTTCATGGCATACTTACCGGCTCTGACTTGAAGGTGGAAGTAATAGAGGAAAAGCTACTTCGAGCTTTGACTCGTGAGATTTGTTCACTCCTCTCAGTTTTAGCTTCACCAGGACTAAATCCCGGGCTTCCTTCTCTAGAACAGTCTGGGCATGTCAGCCGCACAGACACATCTTCTCTCAAAGACTTGGATGCATTTGCCTCAATTTCTATGGTTGG TTTTATTATGAAGCACAGAGGTCTTGCCCTTCCAGCATTGCAGATAACTTTAGAGGCTTTTAAATGGACTGATGGTGAAGCTTTGCCTAAAGTCTGTTTGTTTTGTGGAGCTGTAATTCTTCTGGCTGTCTCAACTAATAATATCGAACTCCAACAGTTTGTTTCAAAAGACTTGTTTTACGCAATTATACAAGGTCTAGCTCTTGAGTCAAATGCTATTATCAGTGCTGAGTTGGTTGGTCTTTGTCGTGAAATCTTTGTTTATCTCTCGGATAGAAACCCAGCACCCAGGCAG ATTTTGCTCTCCCTTCCTTGCATAAGTCTCCAAGATCTGCATGCTTTTGAAGAAGCTTTGACAAAGACAAGTAGTCCCAAGGAACAGAAGCTGCATATGAAGAGCTTGCTAATGTTAGCCACTGGAAATAACTTGAAGGCACTTGCTGCTCAGAAGAGTGTCAACGTAATTACAAATGTTTCAG CCAGACCGCGCAGCATGGTCTCAGCGCCAGAATCCAAAACCGATGAAGGGGATGTTGTGGGATTGGCAGCAATTATATAA
- the LOC127801821 gene encoding protein HASTY 1 isoform X1 — protein MEESGIAVANNVAKAILAALDWSSSPDARKAAVSYLESIKAGDVRILANTSFILVKKDWSSEIRLHAFKMLQQLVRLRWDELSPAERRNFTNVAIELMSEIANACDEWALKSQMSALVAEMVRKEGPNLWQDLLPSLVSLSNSGPVQAELVSMILRWLPEDITVHNEDLEGDRRRLLLRGLTQSLPEILPLLYTLLDRHFGAALNEAGRQQLDLAKQHAATVTATLNAINAYAEWAPVPDLARYGIIHGCGFLLSSPDFRLHACEFFKLVSPRKRPADDSASEFDSAMSNIFHILMNVSKDFLLRSSAGSGVIDESEFEFAEYICESMVYLGSSNLQCISGDSIVFSFYLQEMLGYFQHRKLVLHYQGLHFWLALMRDAASKPKNVAHAATDGSVSNLPSGSGQGDNEKQRLLTFLSDDICSCILDISFQRMLKKEKVLPGSKLSVGSLELWSDDFEGKGDFSQYRFKLLELVRFVALIKPLIAASKVSERIIMIIKSILLAAVPAQQDLAVMESMQLALENVISTVFDGSKEFDGSLSESQLALCRIFEGLLQQLLSLKWTEPAFVVVLGHYLDAVGPFLKFSPDAVGSVINKLFELLTSLPIVLKDPSTSIARHARLQICSSFIRIAKAADKSLLPHMKEIADTMAHLQKEGRLLRAEHNLLGEAFMVMASAAGIQQQQEVLAWLLEPLSKQWTQPEWQNAYLSDPTGLVRLCSEAQVMWSLFHTVTFFEKALKRSGFRKSNINSEINLTGGSALLHPMASHLSWMIPPLLKLLRAIHSLWSPPVTHLLPGEIKAAMIMSDVERTTLIGEGNPKLSKGALTFANGSQVDVNREGYTESNETDIRNWLKGVRDSGYNVLGLAATVVDSFFKCLDSHSVALALMENIQFMEFRHIRQLVHSILIPLIKCCPPDMWEEWSEKLLQPLLLHTQQALSCSWSSLLHEGRAKVPDLHGILTGSDLKVEVIEEKLLRALTREICSLLSVLASPGLNPGLPSLEQSGHVSRTDTSSLKDLDAFASISMVGFIMKHRGLALPALQITLEAFKWTDGEALPKVCLFCGAVILLAVSTNNIELQQFVSKDLFYAIIQGLALESNAIISAELVGLCREIFVYLSDRNPAPRQILLSLPCISLQDLHAFEEALTKTSSPKEQKLHMKSLLMLATGNNLKALAAQKSVNVITNVSDRAAWSQRQNPKPMKGMLWDWQQLYNGYSVAAFFFFLYRDNCDLNSPAEVIQYYKEIF, from the exons ATCAAAGCAGGGGATGTACGTATTTTGGCTAACACATCATTTATTTTGGTGAAGAAGGATTGGTCTTCAGAAATTCGGTTGCATGCTTTCAAGATGCTGCAG CAATTAGTGCGATTACGGTGGGATGAATTAAGCCCTGCAGAGCGAAGAAACTTCACAAATGTTGCTATAGAGTTGATGTCTGAAATAGCAAATGCGTGTGATGAATGGGCTTTGAAAAGTCAGATGTCTGCTCTTGTTGCTGAG ATGGTTAGGAAAGAAGGCCCAAACCTGTGGCAGGATCTTCTTCCATCTCTAGTTTCTCTTTCAAACAGTGGTCCTGTACAG GCTGAGTTGGTTTCGATGATTCTAAGATGGCTTCCTGAAGATATTACAGTTCATAATGAAGATTTAGAAG GTGATCGGCGCAGATTATTGTTACGTGGACTTACTCAATCATTGCCTGAAATTTTACCTTTGCTATACACT ttATTGGATAGGCACTTTGGAGCTGCTTTGAATGAAGCAGGTAGACAGCAACTGGACCTAGCAAAACAGCATGCAGCCACAGTAACTGCTACTTTAAATGCTATTAATGCATATGCTGAATGGGCTCCTGTACCTGACCTAGCAAGATATGGCATAATTCATGG ATGTGGTTTCTTACTTTCTTCACCTGATTTTCGTCTTCATGCATGTGAGTTTTTCAAACTCGTCTCACCAAG GAAGAGACCTGCTGATGACTCAGCTTCTGAATTTGATTCTGCTATGAGCAATATCTTCCATATACTTATGAATGTATCTAAAGATTTCTTGCTTAGATCAAGCGCAGGCTCTGGGGTTATTGACGAAAGTGAATTTGAGTTTGCGGAATACATATGTGAGAGTATGGTGTATTTGGGTTCTTCAAACTTGCAATGTATTTCTGGGGATAGCAtagttttctctttttatctTCAAGAG atgCTTGGATACTTCCAACATAGGAAACTGGTGCTTCATTATCAAGGTCTACATTTTTGGCTG GCACTGATGAGAGATGCAGCATCAAAACCAAAGAATGTTGCACATGCTGCCACAGACGGTTCAGTTAGCAATCTTCCCTCTGGTTCAGGACAGGGTGATAATGAAAAGCAGAGGTTATTAACTTTCCTGAGCGATGATATCTGTAGTTGTATATTGGATATATCCTTCCAACGAAtgctcaagaaagaaaaagttctCCCAGGATCAAAACTTTCTGTTGGGTCACTGGAGTTGTGGAGTGATGATTTTGAGGGCAAAGGAGATTTCAGCCAGTATCGTTTTAAGCTT TTGGAGCTGGTCCGTTTTGTTGCTCTGATTAAGCCCCTTATAGCTGCTTCAAAGGTTTCTGAAAGaataattatgattataaaGAGTATATTACTTGCTGCTGTGCCTGCACAG CAGGATTTGGCTGTAATGGAAAGCATGCAATTGGCTTTGGAGAATGTTATTAGTACAGTTTTTGATGGGTCAAAGGAATTTGATGGGAGCCTCTCTGAGAGTCAACTTGCATTGTGCAGAATATTTGAAG GTTTACTTCAGCAACTTCTTTCTTTGAAATGGACCGAACCTGCATTTGTGGTAGTGCTTGGGCACTATTTAGATGCAGTAGGCCCCTTTCTCAAGTTTTCCCCAGATGCAGTTGGTAGTGTCATAAACAAACTATTTGAGCTTCTAACCTCATTACCCATTGTACTGAAG GATCCCTCTACAAGTATCGCCCGGCATGCAAGGTTGCAGATCTGTTCATCATTTATCCGAATAGCCAAGGCTGCTGACAAAAGCCTTCTTCCCCACATGAAG GAAATTGCTGACACCATGGCACATTTGCAAAAAGAAGGTCGTTTGCTTCGTGCAGAGCATAATCTTCTAGGTGAAGCATTTATGGTTATGGCTTCAGCAGCTGG GATTCAACAGCAACAAGAAGTTTTGGCTTGGTTACTTGAGCCATTGAGCAAGCAGTGGACACAACCAGAGTGGCAAAATGCTTATCTGTCGGATCCTACAGGCTTGGTTCGCTTGTGCTCTGAAGCACAAGTCATGTGGTCACTTTTCCATACTGTGACATTCTTTGAGAAGGCACTTAAGAGGAGTGGTTTCAGAAAAAGCAATATAAACTCGGAGATCAATTTGACTGGAGGTTCTGCTCTGTTGCATCCAATGGCTTCTCATCTATCATGGATGATTCCTCCTCTCTTGAAA CTGCTTCGAGCTATACATTCTCTTTGGTCTCCACCTGTAACTCATTTGTTACCTGGAGAAATAAAAGCTGCAATGATTATGAGCGATGTTGAGAGAACCACTCTTATTGGGGAAGGTAACCCTAAATTGTCAAAGGGGGCACTAACATTTGCCAATGGATCTCAGGTTGATGTGAATAGGGAAGGTTATACAGAATCAAATGAGACTGATATACGAAATTGGTTGAAAGGAGTTAGAGACAGTGG GTATAACGTATTGGGCTTAGCAGCAACTGTTGTGGATTCATTTTTCAAGTGTCTGGATTCTCATTCTGTTGCCCTCGCACTGATGGAGAATATACAGTTCATGGAGTTCAGGCATATCAGGCAGCTTGTACATTCGATCCTGATTCCATTAATAAAATGTTGCCCTCCAGATATGTGGGAGGAGTGGTCAGAAAAGCTCCTGCAGCCACTGCTTCTTCACACTCAGCAGGCTCTTAGCTGCTCATGGTCTAGCCTTTTACATGAAGGCAGAGCAAAGGTTCCAGATCTTCATGGCATACTTACCGGCTCTGACTTGAAGGTGGAAGTAATAGAGGAAAAGCTACTTCGAGCTTTGACTCGTGAGATTTGTTCACTCCTCTCAGTTTTAGCTTCACCAGGACTAAATCCCGGGCTTCCTTCTCTAGAACAGTCTGGGCATGTCAGCCGCACAGACACATCTTCTCTCAAAGACTTGGATGCATTTGCCTCAATTTCTATGGTTGG TTTTATTATGAAGCACAGAGGTCTTGCCCTTCCAGCATTGCAGATAACTTTAGAGGCTTTTAAATGGACTGATGGTGAAGCTTTGCCTAAAGTCTGTTTGTTTTGTGGAGCTGTAATTCTTCTGGCTGTCTCAACTAATAATATCGAACTCCAACAGTTTGTTTCAAAAGACTTGTTTTACGCAATTATACAAGGTCTAGCTCTTGAGTCAAATGCTATTATCAGTGCTGAGTTGGTTGGTCTTTGTCGTGAAATCTTTGTTTATCTCTCGGATAGAAACCCAGCACCCAGGCAG ATTTTGCTCTCCCTTCCTTGCATAAGTCTCCAAGATCTGCATGCTTTTGAAGAAGCTTTGACAAAGACAAGTAGTCCCAAGGAACAGAAGCTGCATATGAAGAGCTTGCTAATGTTAGCCACTGGAAATAACTTGAAGGCACTTGCTGCTCAGAAGAGTGTCAACGTAATTACAAATGTTTCAG ACCGCGCAGCATGGTCTCAGCGCCAGAATCCAAAACCGATGAAGGGGATGTTGTGGGATTGGCAGCAATTATATAATGGATATAGCGTGgcagccttttttttttttttgtacaggGACAACTGTGACCTTAATAGTCCTGCTGAAGTGATACAGTATTACAAGGAAATTTTTTAG